In the genome of Planococcus donghaensis, the window CGCCTGAAAAGCCCGACTGAACTTTTCAGGACGCTCGATAAACGCCACTTGCCCATGAACCAGTCCAATGTTTTCAAATACCAGCACCATAGTCAGAGAAAATACCGCCACCCAAAACGTTGTGGACAGGATATTGCCAAAAGACAAAGCACCAAACACCGCAAAAGCTTCTGTCGCATTGATCGAAGACTCGTTCATACTGCCAAAATCGATAAGTCCGAAAAATGCGGCAATGATGGTTCCAACAACAATCGTAATCAGGAAATTCCCTGGCACGTTGCGAATAAACAACACAACCGCAATAATGACGGTCAGCACGGTAGCTAGTACGTGTGCATCAGCTAGTGAACCGAGTGCCAAAATCGAACTCGTGCCACGCTCAACAATGCCGCCCTTTTCTAGACCAATCAGCATTAAAAACAAGCCCAGTCCAACAGTGATGGCTTCTTTTAGTGAATGTGGTACTGCAGCGCTCAGCATTTTTGCAAAACGCGTAAATGCTACTGCCACAAAAATCACGCCGGAAACAAATACAACCGCTAGCGCTTCTTGCCAAGACAAGCCCATTGACTGAACCATCGTGTACGAAAATAGCGCATTAATGCCCATACCCGGCACTAACAAAATCGGTGCATTGCCCCAAAAGCCCATAAGCAAACAGCCAAAAACCGATGCCACAATCGTCGCAACAATCGCTGCTTCAAGTGGCATGCCCGCTTCCGACAAAATCAGTGCATTGACGGCAATAATGTAGACTACCGTAAAAAAGCCGATCAAGCCCGCTGTCATTTCACGCTTAACTGTCGTGTCATTTTCCTGAAGACCGAAATACCGATCCATCCAATTAAACATAGTCATAACCTTCTATTAAATTAGCCCTCTCCCTACCCGCTCTGCCTATCGAAATAGGTAAGCCAAGCTAGGAGTGTAATCTAAAAAGAAGGCGCTGTCAAGATGGCTCGCTTTATGGTTCTTTTCTGTGCGTGCGTATTTGGCGTGGAGCGTGCATATTTCCTCTTTACCGCGCGTATCTCTCGCGAAGCGTGCGTATTTTCTCTTCACCGCGCGTATTTCTCACTGAGCGTGCGTATTTCCTCTTCACCGCGCGTATCTCTCACTGAGCGTGCGTATTCACCACCGACCGTGCGTATTTCCCGGGAAACGTGCATAAGGCAACGCCGTTTGATTTTGTCGCTTTTCGCTAGCGAAAAGCCGGTAATTAAGGTCTTCAAAATAAACTTTTGCAGGACCGCTGTGAGTGCTATAATTTTGGTAATTCATACAAAGGAGGAATTCATATAACAAAAACAATTGATTTATTGTCACAAACAGAAGCTTTAACATTATTGCTTACTAGGCTTAGCCCTCAACATCCACAGCGTCAATTTCTTGAGCAACAACTCTCCCGGACGACCGCCGGTAAACGTGGCGAAGAACGCATTAAAAGAAAGTTTAATGAGTTTTACATGGAGGAAGATTTCCGTATTTTATGGGATGTAAATTTGAAAATCGGTACTTGGTCTGTGCAAATGGACGGACTCTTGCTTACTGAAAAAGGAGCAATTATTATCGAGTCCAAAAACATTAGTGGACAGCTACATTTCGATGAGAAGACGGGCGAATTTTCTCGCGTTAATTTAGCAGGCGAACGCTCCGTTATGGAAAACCCAAAAATCCAACTCCGGAAACACATTCGCTTCCTCACACATTATTTTAAAATGAAAAAAATTAATTTACCCATTTCTGGACTGATCGTTTTTACTGCGAAAGATTGTGAGTTTATTTCCAAGCCGCATGGCGTTTATGTATGCAAAACCTATCAAATGATTGAATACTTGTTAAGAATTCTACAGGCTTTCCCCCTTGAAGCCGAAGATTGCAAACTGGCGAAAATCCAGAAAATGATTTTGACCACTCAAACCCCTTATGAACAAACCCCTTTATGTAGCTATTACTTTATTGATCCCAAAGAATTGCAGTCTGGTATATTTTGCTCTTCTTGCCAATCGCTCAGTATGCAGCGACTAAACAAAAGCTGGCTGTGCAAAAATTGCGGCTTTCAGAACCCTTTAGCTCATATTTTAGCGATTCAAGAATACTTCAGCTTTGTCGAAACCACTATCACCAATCAAAAACTTCGCGCATTTTGCGGATTCGAATCCAGATCCGTGGCGACAAGGTTGTTATGTCAGCTCGATTTGAAAAGAGTGGGACAATCAAAATCTCGCTCTTACCAATTGCGCAAATAATGAGGAAGCCTCTCACTTAGGTGGGAGGCTTTTTTGCGTTTCATCGACCGTTCGTGCGTATTTTTTGTGGAACGCGCGTAAACGCCTCTCCACCGCGCGTAAGTTTATTCCTGCGCGCGTATCTACCCCCGGAACGCGCGTATTTCTCTAGAACCGTACGTAAGTGTGCGCCCAACGTGCGTATACCGCCGCGCAGCCTACACCAAAACCTAAACTCTCTTCCCACCAAAACAAAACCACCAATTGCCCCGCTTTTCGCGAGCGAAAAGCACTAACACCTACACTTCGTCGGTTGTCGCTACGCTCTATGCAGAAAAAATTCTCATCGTGAGAGCCGTTCGCGCGTATTTTTTGCGGAACGCGCATAAACGCCTCTCCACCGCGCGTAAATTTTTTCCTGCGCGCATATCTACCCCTGGACCGCGCGTATTTCTCTAGAACCGTGCGTAAGCACACGCTCATCGCACATATGCTGCCACCAAGCCTACTCCCGCCCCCTAGTCTACCCTCGAAAAACAAAAAAGAGACCTGCATTTTCTGCAGGTCTCATCTCATCTTATGGTTAATTTCTTAAACGAACATTCCTGCGATAGCTGCACTCAATAATGACGCAAGCATACCTGCTGCAACAGCACGAATACCGAGGCGCGCGATGTCAGGACGACGGTTTGGTGCAATGGCACCAAGTCCACCAAGTAAAATGGCTAACGAGCTTAAGTTTGCGAATCCACAAAGTGCAAAACTGATTACAATTACAGTTTTAGGAGACAGGTTTGCAATTTCTGGTGCAAACGCTGAGTACGCTACAAATTCGTTGAGTACTAATTTTTGTCCGATAAAGCTACCTGCTTGTACAGCTTCAGCCCACGGCACACCGATTGCCCATGCAAGTGGCGCGAAAATAACACCTAAAATACTTTGAATAGTCAAGCCACCGAATCCGAACCAGTTGCCAATACCACCAAGCATACCATTTAACAATGCGATTAATGCGATAAATGCCAGTAGCATCGCACCAACGTTTAATGCCAATTGCAGACCGTCAGCTGCACCACGTGCTGCTGCATCGACAACGTTAACTGAAGTTTGATCTTTTTCCATAACGAAGTCTTTTTCTTCGACTTCTTCTGTTTCTGGAATCATCATTTTAGCCATGATTAAACCAGCTGGCGCAGCCATAAAGCTTGCTGCCAATAAGTATTCAAGAGGGACACCCAAAAGCGCATATCCTGCCAATGTTGAACCAGCTACTGAAGCCAGTCCACCAGTCATAACTGCGAACAATTCCGATTTCGTCATCCCCGCAATAAACGGACGAATAACAAGCGGTGCTTCTGTTTGACCAACGAAAATATTCGCTGCTGCTGAAATCGACTCTGCTTTACTTGTTCCTAGAAGTTTTGCCAAAGCTCCTCCAAGAAGCTTGATAATAATTTGCATAATGCCTAAGTAATAAAGTACTGAAATTAAAGAAGAAAAGAAAATAATAACTGTCAATACTTGAAAAGCAAAGACAAATCCAAAACCGCCTATATCAGCCGCAGGACCGAATAAGAAACCAATCCCTTCGCCCGCATAATTGATTACGTTCTGGACTTTATTCGAAATAAATAATAATATTTTTTTCCCGAATTCCCATTCCAACACCATAAATGCAAACGTAATTTGGATGGCTAATCCGCCGAGAATTGTCCGTGGCTTAATAGACTTCTTGCCGCTTGATAACAGGAAGGCAATTCCAAGAACAACGAATATACCAAAGATGCCCCACAATAAATTCACAACTTCACCTCATCGATAGATTTTTATCAGAAAATTAAGCAAATAATTTGTTTAACTCAACTGTCGTCAGACATCTTACCAAATCTAAAAGGAGAAGTAAATGGCTATTGTGTGAAGAAATGAGAACGCATTCACAAATACTACTTTGTACCTTTAACTCTGATTTTTTAACTTCCATCCTATTCCACTAAAGGTTTTATTGTCCTGAGAATAAAGATTAAAAAAACAACAAAAAAACGCAACCCGAAGGCTGCGTAGTTGAGAATTATGCTGTAATTTTATTTCTCCGACGATTCACTCGATAAAATACTAAGTAAAGCGCTGGAATCATCACTAAGGTGAACAAACTTGAGAACGCGAGTCCGGCGATGATCGTAATCGCCAATGGTTCAAATAACGGATCCCCTGAAACTGCGATTGGGACAAGGGCAATAATCGAAGTAATCGACGTTAACAAGATTGGTTTGATACGAGCATAGCCTGATTCGATAATGGCTTCCTTAATATCAAGCTCTCCTGATAAACGACGAACTTCTACAAAGTCGATCAAGACGACTGCGTTTCGAACAACAATCCCTGTGAGTGAAACAATCCCCATTACACCTAGGAAACTTAACGGTGTTTGCGTTAAGAATAGTCCAAGTATCGCACCGGAAATACCTAAGTACACGGCAATCAATACTAAGAACGGCAAGCTGAACGATTTAAACTGGAAGGCAATAACTAAATACACCAGTAAAATGACGACTAAGAACAATACACCAATTTCCGCAAAGAAAGCTTCTTGATCTGAGTTTTCTCCACCCGTCGATAATTCATAGCCTTCAGGCAATGAATCACGTGCTGCATCGACGACATCTAACATTTTGTTTTCAAAGTCATCCGCATCGCCAAATGCGCGAAGAGTAATGGAACGATCTCCTTCTTTATGCGGAACTTGCGCCAATTTCGTCGTATCTTCTGCTGTTAACAGTTCATTCATCGGCACCAATATCGGTGGTCCTTGTTCACTAAGTGCCGGAACTTCAAATTGAGACAAATCAATTGATTGTCCTTCATCAATTCCGGATTGCTTCAAGAACACTTGGTACGGCATTTGACCTTCGTAAATGGTGTATAAAGGAACACCCTGCGTCAACAATTGAAGCTGATTCGTGACTGAGCTTAGTGCAATTTTGTTTTCTTGTAATGCCTCTTGGTTTGGCACATACTCAATTGCCGGAACCGGATCACCTAAATTATCCGTGACAATCGTTGCGCCACTCGCAAGCATTTGCTCTTTTAGTTGATCGCGAAGAGTAGCTAATTCTTCAATATCTTCGCCTGTAATGTCAACCGTAACTGGAGCTCCTACAGGTGGCCCTTGAACAATCGTATCTAAGAAAATTTCAGCTTCTGGGAAACGCTCACGTAACTCAGGCTGCCATTTCTCGATAAAATCTGCGGACGTCGTCTTATCCCGGTCAATTCGGAAGACAACTTGGCCCGTGTTGCCACCTGTATTATTCATTGAAGAAGCAAACAAATTTGGTAACCCTTCTCCGGAGAAAATAGAGATCTCAGCGATATTGTCATCTTCAGATCCAACTTCCTCTGTTAAGTTAGCAAGAAATTCGTCGGTATCTTCAATTGTTGTGCCTTCTGCAAGACGGACGTTCATCGTCACTTCTTGACGATCAGCTGCTGGGAAAAATTCAAACGGCGTAAAGAGCGCAAGCGATAATAACCCTGTCGCGATTAACAAACCGCCGCCCCCAACAAGTATTGGGCGTTTTAATACACTACGCAAAACTTTATTGGAATAAAACAAAGCCATTTTCTCGAGTGGCTTCCCTAAAAACCCAGGAGTTTTTGATACTTTGTTTGCTTTTCGTTTTGTTTTTAAATATTGCATCATTGGGACAAGAGTAATCGACAAGATTGTTGATGCAATGATTGTGGTGATTAAAATACTTGGTAAGGCTTTGATAAAAGCTCCATTGCCACCTGATAGTAACAATAGCGGTGTAAACGTAACAACAATCGCCAAACTAGAAGCAATGATAGATGGATACACCTCGCGGACTCCTGTAATCGCGCCATTGAGGGCGGAATCCCCTAGTTTATATCTTCGTTGGATATTATCGTTTACAACAATACTGTCATCGACTAAAATCCCGATGGCAATAATGAGACCAATCACGGAAATTTGGTTTAAATCGACACCCAACCACGGAATGGGAATCATCCCGATTAACACGGAAGCCAGTACCGTCAATGCAACCGCAAACGAACCAAACAACGTCAATCCGGCTGTCGTGACGATCAATACGGCAAGTACTGCAATTGCCAATGAAACATACAAGCTGTCAAAGATGTTATTGACGCTTTCTGCTTGAGATACGTATTTTTCAGCTTGAACGCCCGCCGGTAATTCTGTGGTAAATTCGTCAATGATGCTAGAGACTTTTTGATCAACTGCAGGAACATCTTGGGCTGTTTGCAAAAACACGGTGTATGAAATAGCGTTTTCGCCTTCAAATGTTACAATATCTTTCGTTTGTTGATCGACTATTTCAATCGTTGCAACATTTGCAAGTGGCACTGCAGCAGTGCCGACTTGTAATTCTTTTAGTTTTTCAATGCCTTGACCTTGTTGCACAGTTAAACTGATTTGCTCATTGCCGTTATCATGCGTACCAAGAGACAATGGCTGATTTGCTTGTTGCAGAGATTCGAGCACTTCAAATGGTTGAAGCTGATTAGCTGCTAGTTCTTCACTATTCAACTCGATTAACACTTCTTGTGAATTCAATCCTTTAACAGTCGTTCCAGCAACACCAGAAACGGTCTCTACTTCTTTAGACAATGCTGACAAAGCTTCTGCCATATTTGCCAACTCTTCTTTATCTCCATAAAACATATACGATACTAAAGGAGAAGTGAAGCTTAGTTTTTCTACATTTGGTTCTTGCGCGTTATCGGGGAACCCTGAAGTTGCGTTAATCGCTTGTTGCTGGAGGCTATTCACCACTTCATCCGGGTTTTCGCCATCCTCTATTTCTAACGTAATAATAGAAGCGGAATTAGAAGAAATCGATTGCAATGATGCAATGCCCTCAACTTTTTGAATTTCACGCTCGAGCGGGTTCGTAATAGAAGTTTCAACTTCCTCAGGTCCCGCACCTGGCAAAATTGTTGATATTAATACGAGGCTTGACGGTGTTTCGGGAATTTCACGTTGTGGCAATGTAATGAAAACATACGCTCCCACAATCGACAGAATTAAAATTAAAAATATGAATAATTTGCTTCGTTCTAGTATGTAGTTCATTATTCTGCCCCCCTAACTTTTGTATAACAATTGTATAACTTCGAGACTGAAAACACTAGTGGAAAGCTCGAAAAAAAACCAGATGGATCTCTCCATCTGGTTTACAAACTTGGCATTTGCTGTTGCTTCATCCAATAGGCGGCTACAAATAACAACAGCGGTAGTACAATGGATACTCGGAACCAAATGCCTTCTCCACCCCAAAAAATCAGCGCCATCGGGGCC includes:
- a CDS encoding nuclease-related domain-containing protein; translated protein: MSQTEALTLLLTRLSPQHPQRQFLEQQLSRTTAGKRGEERIKRKFNEFYMEEDFRILWDVNLKIGTWSVQMDGLLLTEKGAIIIESKNISGQLHFDEKTGEFSRVNLAGERSVMENPKIQLRKHIRFLTHYFKMKKINLPISGLIVFTAKDCEFISKPHGVYVCKTYQMIEYLLRILQAFPLEAEDCKLAKIQKMILTTQTPYEQTPLCSYYFIDPKELQSGIFCSSCQSLSMQRLNKSWLCKNCGFQNPLAHILAIQEYFSFVETTITNQKLRAFCGFESRSVATRLLCQLDLKRVGQSKSRSYQLRK
- a CDS encoding NupC/NupG family nucleoside CNT transporter, giving the protein MNLLWGIFGIFVVLGIAFLLSSGKKSIKPRTILGGLAIQITFAFMVLEWEFGKKILLFISNKVQNVINYAGEGIGFLFGPAADIGGFGFVFAFQVLTVIIFFSSLISVLYYLGIMQIIIKLLGGALAKLLGTSKAESISAAANIFVGQTEAPLVIRPFIAGMTKSELFAVMTGGLASVAGSTLAGYALLGVPLEYLLAASFMAAPAGLIMAKMMIPETEEVEEKDFVMEKDQTSVNVVDAAARGAADGLQLALNVGAMLLAFIALIALLNGMLGGIGNWFGFGGLTIQSILGVIFAPLAWAIGVPWAEAVQAGSFIGQKLVLNEFVAYSAFAPEIANLSPKTVIVISFALCGFANLSSLAILLGGLGAIAPNRRPDIARLGIRAVAAGMLASLLSAAIAGMFV
- a CDS encoding NCS2 family permease, with the protein product MFNWMDRYFGLQENDTTVKREMTAGLIGFFTVVYIIAVNALILSEAGMPLEAAIVATIVASVFGCLLMGFWGNAPILLVPGMGINALFSYTMVQSMGLSWQEALAVVFVSGVIFVAVAFTRFAKMLSAAVPHSLKEAITVGLGLFLMLIGLEKGGIVERGTSSILALGSLADAHVLATVLTVIIAVVLFIRNVPGNFLITIVVGTIIAAFFGLIDFGSMNESSINATEAFAVFGALSFGNILSTTFWVAVFSLTMVLVFENIGLVHGQVAFIERPEKFSRAFQATSVSAMTSGIFGTSPTVATVESAAGMTAGGRTGLTSITAGLLFLIASFFIPVIKLIPDSAIAPILIIIGFLMLQNIKNLDMKDMSESFPALLIVALIPFTYSIADGIAIGFIMYPILKIAVGRGREVSPTLYVIASLFLANFIFHYLG
- a CDS encoding efflux RND transporter permease subunit → MNYILERSKLFIFLILILSIVGAYVFITLPQREIPETPSSLVLISTILPGAGPEEVETSITNPLEREIQKVEGIASLQSISSNSASIITLEIEDGENPDEVVNSLQQQAINATSGFPDNAQEPNVEKLSFTSPLVSYMFYGDKEELANMAEALSALSKEVETVSGVAGTTVKGLNSQEVLIELNSEELAANQLQPFEVLESLQQANQPLSLGTHDNGNEQISLTVQQGQGIEKLKELQVGTAAVPLANVATIEIVDQQTKDIVTFEGENAISYTVFLQTAQDVPAVDQKVSSIIDEFTTELPAGVQAEKYVSQAESVNNIFDSLYVSLAIAVLAVLIVTTAGLTLFGSFAVALTVLASVLIGMIPIPWLGVDLNQISVIGLIIAIGILVDDSIVVNDNIQRRYKLGDSALNGAITGVREVYPSIIASSLAIVVTFTPLLLLSGGNGAFIKALPSILITTIIASTILSITLVPMMQYLKTKRKANKVSKTPGFLGKPLEKMALFYSNKVLRSVLKRPILVGGGGLLIATGLLSLALFTPFEFFPAADRQEVTMNVRLAEGTTIEDTDEFLANLTEEVGSEDDNIAEISIFSGEGLPNLFASSMNNTGGNTGQVVFRIDRDKTTSADFIEKWQPELRERFPEAEIFLDTIVQGPPVGAPVTVDITGEDIEELATLRDQLKEQMLASGATIVTDNLGDPVPAIEYVPNQEALQENKIALSSVTNQLQLLTQGVPLYTIYEGQMPYQVFLKQSGIDEGQSIDLSQFEVPALSEQGPPILVPMNELLTAEDTTKLAQVPHKEGDRSITLRAFGDADDFENKMLDVVDAARDSLPEGYELSTGGENSDQEAFFAEIGVLFLVVILLVYLVIAFQFKSFSLPFLVLIAVYLGISGAILGLFLTQTPLSFLGVMGIVSLTGIVVRNAVVLIDFVEVRRLSGELDIKEAIIESGYARIKPILLTSITSIIALVPIAVSGDPLFEPLAITIIAGLAFSSLFTLVMIPALYLVFYRVNRRRNKITA